A single genomic interval of Drosophila virilis strain 15010-1051.87 chromosome 2, Dvir_AGI_RSII-ME, whole genome shotgun sequence harbors:
- the hth gene encoding homeobox protein homothorax isoform X4, translating into MAQPRYDDGLHGYGMDSGAAAAAMYDPHVGHRPPGLQGLPSHHSPHMTHAAAAATVGMHGYHSGAGAHGTPSHVSPVANHLMGAIPEVHKRDKDAIYEHPLFPLLALIFEKCELATCTPREPGVQGGDVCSSESFNEDIAMFSKQIRSQKPYYTADPEVDSLMVQAIQVLRFHLLELEKVHELCDNFCHRYISCLKGKMPIDLVIDERDTTKPPELGSANGEGRSNADSTSHTDGASTPDVPHTQDFAPLEETYASYRIKHEADF; encoded by the exons TATGACGATGGCCTGCATGGCTACGGCATGGACTCTGGCGCCGCAGCCGCGGCGATGTATGATCCACATGTCGGCCATCGGCCGCCCGGACTGCAAGGCCTCCCCTCGCACCACTCACCGCACATGACGCACGCCGCGGCAGCGGCCACAGTTGGGATGCACGGCTACCATTCGGGGGCCGGAGCGCACGGTACACCTAGTCATGTATCACCGGTTGCTAATCACCTAATGGGCGCAATACCCGAGGTACACAAACGTGATAAGGATGCGATTTATGA ACATCCGCTATTCCCGCTCTTGGCGCTAATATTCGAGAAATGCGAATTGGCCACATGTACGCCGAGGGAGCCTGGCGTGCAAGGTGGCGATGTTTGTTCATCGGAATCGTTTAACGAGGATATTGCAATGTTCAGTAAACAG ATAAGATCACAGAAACCCTACTATACCGCAGATCCCGAAGTGGATTCACTG ATGGTGCAAGCAATACAAGTGCTTCGGTTTCACCTTTTAGAGTTAGAAAAA GTGCATGAACTATGCGATAATTTCTGTCATCGATATATCTCATGTTTAAAGGGTAAAATGCCAATAGATTTAGTGATTGACGAACGGGACACCACCAAACCACCAGAATTAGGTTCAGCAAATGGTGAAGGAAGAAGTAATGCCGATTCAACATCGCACACCGATGGAGCTAGTACACCAGACGTT CCCCACACCCAAGACTTTGCGCCGCTGGAAGAAACCTATGCCAGTTATCGCATCAAGCACGAAGCGGACTTTTAa